In Quercus lobata isolate SW786 chromosome 12, ValleyOak3.0 Primary Assembly, whole genome shotgun sequence, a genomic segment contains:
- the LOC115971577 gene encoding transcription factor bHLH3 has protein sequence MGDRFWVNEEDRAMVESVLGTEACEFLVSSASENVLSDLVTPRSELGVQRGLCQLVEGSCWNYAIFWRVVSLKSGGSALIWGDGHCRDPKGAGAGDRNSRGDGSLEGVEKKEEVKKQVLQKLQACFGGLDEDNFAARLDGVLDVEMLYLSSMYFTFRCDLLCRLGESYMSGKSIWASDMSSSLNNYQQRSFLARLAGFQTVVFVPVKSGVVEFGSIKSIPEEQTILDMVKTVFGESNYVQSKVFPKIFGHELSLAGTKSRSVNINFSPKVEDDTGFASDTFEVQAIGTNHVYGNSSNGCQSDDNEAKLFPQLNQMVVGGFSAQTRVSSLELSKDDSSPQPDERKPRKRGRKPANGREEPLNHVEAERQRREKLNQRFYALRAVVPNISKMDKASLLGDAITYITDLQMKIRVLETEKELEKNKHKQLPASEIDFQERPEDSVVRMSCPLDAHPVSGVIKMFREHQIVAQESSVSTENDKVVHTFSIQTQGGAAEQLKEKLVGALSK, from the coding sequence ATGGGTGACAGATTTTGGGTGAATGAAGAAGACAGGGCCATGGTGGAGTCAGTATTGGGTACAGAAGCATGTGAGTTCTTGGTCTCATCAGCTTCTGAAAATGTGTTATCAGATTTAGTTACACCGCGCAGTGAATTGGGTGTGCAGCGGGGCTTGTGCCAACTTGTTGAAGGGTCCTGTTGGAATTATGCTATTTTCTGGAGGGTTGTGAGCTTGAAATCTGGTGGGTCTGCCTTAATTTGGGGTGATGGGCACTGCCGAGATCCAAAAGGTGCAGGAGCTGGAGACAGGAATAGTAGAGGGGATGGCAGTTTGGAGGGGGTTGAGAAGAAGGAGGAGGTGAAGAAGCAGGTGCTCCAAAAGCTTCAGGCGTGTTTTGGTGGGTTGGATGAGGATAATTTTGCAGCAAGGTTAGATGGTGTGTTGGATGTTGAGATGCTTTACCTCTCTTCAATGTATTTTACTTTTCGGTGTGATTTGCTGTGTCGCCTTGGGGAGTCATATATGTCTGGTAAATCAATTTGGGCTTCAGATATGTCTAGTTCTTTAAATAATTATCAACAGAGGTCATTTCTAGCGAGATTAGCTGGATTCCAAACTGTGGTGTTTGTACCAGTGAAATCTGGAGTTGTGGAGTTTGGGTCAATCAAATCAATTCCAGAAGAGCAGACTATCTTGGATATGGTTAAAACTGTATTCGGAGAATCTAATTATGTACAGTCAAAGGTGTTTCCGAAGATTTTTGGACATGAACTTAGTCTGGCTGGTACAAAATCCCGATCAGTCAATATTAATTTTTCCCCCAAGGTGGAAGATGATACAGGTTTTGCTTCGGACACTTTTGAAGTACAAGCAATAGGTACCAATCATGTTTATGGAAATTCTTCTAATGGATGTCAAAGCGATGATAATGAAGCAAAACTGTTTCCACAGTTGAACCAAATGGTTGTTGGGGGTTTTAGTGCTCAAACAAGAGTTTCTAGTTTGGAGCTGTCTAAGGATGACTCATCACCTCAACCTGATGAGCGGAAACccagaaagagagggagaaagccTGCCAATGGGAGAGAAGAACCCTTGAACCATGTGGAAGCTGAGAGGCAGAGGCGTGAGAAGCTTAACCAGAGGTTCTATGCGTTAAGAGCTGTTGTTCCCAATATATCTAAGATGGACAAGGCCTCTCTGCTTGGTGATGCCATCACCTATATCACTGATCTCCAGATGAAGATCAGGGTTTTGGAAACTGAAAAGGAACTAGAAAAAAATAAGCACAAGCAGTTACCCGCATCAGAGATTGATTTTCAGGAAAGGCCCGAGGATTCAGTTGTGAGGATGAGCTGCCCACTAGATGCTCACCCGGTTTCTGGAGTCATCAAAATGTTTAGGGAACATCAAATTGTAGCTCAAGAGTCTAGCGTTTCAACAGAAAATGACAAGGTTGTTCATACGTTTTCCATTCAGACTCAAGGTGGTGCTGCAGAGCAGTTGAAGGAGAAGCTAGTGGGCGCCCTTTCAAAGTGA
- the LOC115971446 gene encoding F-box/kelch-repeat protein OR23, which yields MTEPEPPPFSSASSSVVEEVEIVESLTLIPGLPKDVAALILSLIPYSHQARLKATCKSWRLFLSSKTLRRLRLRELCSQSHLLCIFPQDPSLESPFLFDRDNLAWAPLPTTPPNPHTYGLCNFTSLSIGAHLYVLGGSLFDTRSFPIDRPSPSSSTFRFDFTTHSWESLAPMIHARGSFACAAGSNNHILVAGGGSRHTVFSAAGTRMNSVERYDIGKNEWVELERLPGMRAGCVGFFVEKEEKSGFWVMGGYGEERTIGGVFPVDEYCRDAVVMQFNNSTGCGNWREVGDMWEQGEKVRVGKIVVVEDHERSGHPGVFMLDGNHIFRYDMASNRWQEESHVPKKTPHNSAFGFVVLDGELHVLTLLNAFDPQETRRKQHHKRAGTLYIQIYHPKKKTWRTLITKSPFPHPLDFNTAVMCSIRL from the exons ATGACTGAACCAGAACCTCCTCCAttttcttctgcttcttcttcagtAGTTGAAGAAGTCGAAATCGTTGAAAGCTTAACCCTAATTCCTGGCCTCCCAAAGGATGTGGCGGCGCTGATCCTGTCGTTGATCCCTTACTCCCACCAGGCGCGGCTGAAGGCCACCTGCAAATCGTGGCGCCTCTTCCTCTCATCGAAAACCCTCCGCCGACTTCGACTCCGAGAACTTTGTTCCCAGTCCCACCTCCTCTGCATCTTCCCTCAAGACCCATCACTGGAGTCCCCTTTCCTCTTCGACAGGGACAACCTGGCCTGGGCCCCACTTCCAACCACACCCCCAAACCCCCACACCTACGGCCTTTGCAACTTCACCTCCCTCTCCATTGGAGCCCACCTCTACGTCCTCGGTGGGTCCCTCTTCGACACCCGATCCTTCCCCATCGATCGCCCTTCCCCTTCCTCCTCCACCTTCCGCTTCGATTTCACCACCCATTCTTGGGAATCCCTCGCCCCTATGATACACGCGCGGGGGAGTTTCGCCTGCGCTGCTGGATCCAACAACCACATCTTGGTGGCCGGAGGCGGGTCCCGCCACACGGTATTCAGTGCGGCTGGGACTAGAATGAATTCGGTGGAGCGATACGATATCGGGAAGAACGAGTGGGTGGAATTGGAGCGTTTGCCTGGTATGCGAGCCGGGTGCGTGGGGTTCTTTgtggagaaagaagaaaagagcgGATTTTGGGTGATGGGAGGGTACGGGGAGGAGAGGACGATAGGTGGGGTGTTCCCCGTGGATGAGTATTGCAGGGACGCTGTGGTCATGCAGTTCAACAACAGCACTGGGTGTGGGAACTGGAGAGAGGTTGGGGATATGTGGGAACAAGGGGAGAAAGTCAGGGTTGGCAAGATTGTGGTTGTCGAGGATCACGAGAGATCGGGTCATCCCGGGGTCTTTATGCTCGACGGCAACCATATTTTCAG ATATGACATGGCTTCAAACCGTTGGCAGGAGGAGTCGCATGTTCCAAAAAAAACTCCTCATAACTCAGCATTTGGTTTTGTTGTATTGGATGGGGAATTGCATGTATTGACCCTATTGAATGCATTTGATCCACAAGAAACCCGAAGGAAGCAACATCATAAGAGGGCTGGAACACTTTACATCCAGATCTACCATCCCAAGAAGAAGACCTGGAGAACTCTCATTACAAAGTCACCGTTCCCTCACCCTTTAGATTTTAATACTGCAGTAATGTGCAGCATTCGATTGTGA